From Pseudomonas poae, the proteins below share one genomic window:
- the sctJ gene encoding type III secretion inner membrane ring lipoprotein SctJ, with amino-acid sequence MHRCRFILLWLPLVLLLGGCGESVELHRQLSEQEANEVIAELADKHIRAQKQLAKDGVIVRVRTDDIARAVRTLAAAGLPKTARSTLGDVFRKEGVISTPLEERARYIYALSQELEATLSNIDGVIVARVHVVLPERVAPGEPVQPASASVFIKHDPQLEPDSLLPRVRRMVASSIPGMASAVSNNQKLTVVFVPATAYRETQQLTYWGPFLIKTDDLPFWQTTLIGVLVLLVVGVAAAVFWFKKAQRKPFGIHQPQPAEPRAYDA; translated from the coding sequence ATGCATCGCTGTCGTTTTATCCTCTTATGGCTGCCCCTGGTACTCCTGCTGGGTGGCTGCGGCGAAAGCGTCGAGTTGCATCGGCAGTTATCCGAACAGGAGGCCAATGAAGTGATCGCGGAGCTGGCAGACAAACACATTCGGGCTCAAAAGCAGCTGGCCAAAGACGGCGTGATAGTTCGCGTACGAACAGATGACATTGCTCGCGCAGTCCGTACGCTGGCAGCGGCCGGGCTGCCAAAGACCGCGCGGTCGACATTGGGCGATGTCTTTCGCAAGGAAGGGGTGATTTCCACCCCGCTGGAAGAACGTGCTCGCTATATCTATGCCTTGTCTCAGGAATTGGAAGCGACCCTGTCCAATATCGATGGCGTCATTGTCGCTCGCGTTCACGTAGTACTCCCCGAACGGGTCGCACCGGGGGAACCGGTGCAGCCGGCATCGGCATCCGTCTTTATCAAACATGATCCACAGCTTGAGCCCGACAGCCTGCTGCCACGCGTACGACGGATGGTGGCCAGCAGCATACCGGGCATGGCATCGGCCGTTTCCAATAACCAAAAGTTGACCGTGGTATTCGTTCCGGCAACCGCGTATCGGGAAACGCAGCAACTTACGTATTGGGGGCCTTTTCTGATCAAGACGGATGACCTGCCGTTCTGGCAAACCACCCTTATCGGGGTCCTGGTATTGCTGGTAGTCGGGGTCGCAGCAGCCGTGTTCTGGTTCAAAAAGGCGCAGCGTAAACCATTCGGTATACACCAGCCCCAGCCAGCAGAGCCACGCGCGTATGACGCATGA
- a CDS encoding type III secretion protein, translating to MTHESLAWAQWWARPWLGSLHAWPPFDPALSYWKTLFQSQHAAMGAALEIEPCLPIEPPPALLQLVLQHAAQRDLVLALVGGVYHMKSDTPLSQDHQLWCARLSKALVTYPVQTDTEDALQCLRAWVDPKVWQRLRLSFDRSRVLTLERTPRLRDFHDKLDTVWKAAIWRTGTSHTPSGFPRPCAEPHDNASQTHD from the coding sequence ATGACGCATGAAAGCCTCGCCTGGGCTCAGTGGTGGGCCCGTCCATGGCTGGGTTCCCTGCACGCCTGGCCTCCGTTCGACCCGGCCCTGAGCTATTGGAAAACACTCTTCCAGAGCCAGCATGCCGCAATGGGCGCGGCATTGGAGATTGAGCCATGCCTGCCCATCGAACCCCCGCCAGCCCTGCTGCAACTTGTACTGCAACATGCCGCCCAACGCGACCTTGTGCTCGCGCTGGTCGGCGGTGTGTACCACATGAAGAGCGACACGCCCTTGAGCCAGGATCACCAGCTCTGGTGTGCCCGCCTGTCCAAGGCACTGGTCACGTATCCGGTGCAAACCGACACCGAGGACGCTTTGCAATGCCTGCGCGCCTGGGTAGACCCCAAGGTCTGGCAGCGCCTGCGATTGAGCTTCGACCGCAGCCGGGTACTCACCCTTGAAAGAACCCCGAGGCTGCGCGATTTTCACGACAAGCTCGATACCGTCTGGAAAGCCGCGATATGGCGTACAGGCACTTCGCACACCCCCTCTGGATTTCCCCGCCCTTGCGCCGAGCCTCATGACAATGCTTCCCAAACGCACGATTGA
- the sctL gene encoding type III secretion system stator protein SctL, with product MTMLPKRTIELRQPHTGAPSPLITREALADCAQAGELLRHAQDQADEILRQAHAQRDQLLAQAEYDFWQRTNRQLSRWQATQQAVLDNVESIATSVTHHAIRSLLDDTTPVQRVSAMLKQLLTAQAPAIQAKLLCNPLDQPHVERWLNHHSEAVWQLHCDESIAPSVLILEAEEGSFRIDWTSSVNALLTADTERYAQA from the coding sequence ATGACAATGCTTCCCAAACGCACGATTGAGTTACGCCAGCCCCACACTGGTGCCCCCTCCCCGCTGATCACCCGCGAAGCCCTGGCGGACTGCGCTCAAGCCGGCGAGTTGCTGAGGCATGCCCAGGATCAGGCCGATGAGATCCTGCGCCAGGCCCATGCACAGCGTGATCAACTGCTTGCGCAGGCAGAATATGATTTCTGGCAACGCACCAACCGCCAACTGAGTCGCTGGCAAGCCACACAACAGGCGGTTCTCGACAACGTTGAGTCCATCGCCACCTCGGTCACCCACCACGCCATCCGTAGCTTGCTGGACGACACGACGCCGGTTCAACGCGTGTCCGCCATGCTTAAGCAACTGCTCACGGCACAGGCCCCCGCAATCCAGGCCAAGTTGCTCTGCAACCCGCTGGATCAGCCCCACGTGGAACGATGGCTGAACCACCATAGCGAGGCTGTCTGGCAACTGCATTGCGACGAGTCCATCGCGCCGAGCGTGTTGATCCTGGAGGCGGAGGAAGGCAGCTTCCGGATCGACTGGACGTCGTCAGTCAACGCGCTGTTAACCGCCGATACAGAGCGTTATGCACAGGCGTAG